A single genomic interval of Nodosilinea sp. PGN35 harbors:
- the glgX gene encoding glycogen debranching protein GlgX, translating to MHVAVWPGDVYPLGAHWDRKGTNFALFSEHATAVELCLFDKDGTETRVPLTEVSNFVWHGYLPGIGPGQEYGYRVHGPYAPHEGHRFNPNKLLIDPYAKAISGEVGSGPEIFGYDWESPDEDLSFSDLDSAALMPKSVVIDETFDWEDDTLLRTPWHETIIYEVHVKGFTKQHPDIPEELRGTYAGMAHPVAIEHLQRLGISAVELMPIHHYLSRPGHLVDKGLKNYWGYDSINFFAPFSGYSSSGVLGEQVTEFKEMVKALHQAGIEVILDVVYNHTGEGNHMGPTLSLRGIDNVSYYRLVEDDPRYYMDFTGCGNSLHMRSPQVLKLIMDSLRFWVGEMHVDGFRFDLASALARELYDVDRLSAFFDLIHQDPLLAGVKLIAEPWDVGMGGYQVGNFPVNWSEWNGIYRDTVRDFWRGQDETLGEFAYRLTGSPDLYFQMNGRQPNASINFITAHDGFTLNDLVSYNDKHNEANGENSQDGESNNSSWNCGVEGPTDDVEVLQLREQQRRNFLTTLMLSQGVPMLLGGDEIGRTQGGNNNGYCQDNEVSWFDWDLPKGNEDLINFCRELIFFRRQHPVFRRRKWFQGQAIHGSGVTDISWHNPDGGEMTQEQWEIGYIKSIAVFLNGDKIPSPGKNGERISDNDFLMFFNAHYEPIEFKLAELFQPYQWAVVIDTTEPRFVAEERIVTGDEIVAVAARSLMVLQRLI from the coding sequence ATGCATGTTGCAGTTTGGCCCGGTGACGTCTATCCCCTGGGTGCCCATTGGGATCGCAAAGGCACCAACTTCGCGTTATTTTCTGAGCATGCAACCGCCGTTGAGCTGTGCCTATTTGACAAAGACGGCACAGAGACTCGGGTTCCTCTAACTGAAGTCAGCAATTTTGTCTGGCACGGCTACCTGCCCGGCATCGGCCCTGGCCAGGAGTATGGCTACCGTGTCCACGGCCCCTACGCCCCCCACGAAGGGCACCGCTTCAACCCCAACAAGCTGCTGATCGACCCCTATGCCAAGGCGATTTCGGGGGAAGTCGGCAGCGGGCCAGAAATTTTTGGCTACGACTGGGAAAGCCCCGACGAAGATCTTTCTTTCTCAGACCTCGACAGCGCGGCGCTGATGCCCAAATCTGTCGTCATCGATGAAACCTTTGACTGGGAAGACGACACCCTGCTGCGTACCCCCTGGCACGAAACCATCATCTACGAAGTGCACGTCAAAGGGTTTACCAAGCAGCATCCCGACATTCCTGAGGAGCTGCGGGGCACCTACGCCGGTATGGCCCACCCGGTGGCGATCGAACATTTGCAGCGGCTGGGCATCAGCGCCGTGGAGCTGATGCCGATTCACCACTATCTCTCTCGCCCCGGCCACCTGGTCGATAAGGGGCTGAAAAACTACTGGGGTTACGATTCGATCAACTTCTTTGCCCCCTTCTCGGGCTACAGCTCTAGCGGCGTGCTGGGGGAGCAGGTCACGGAGTTTAAGGAGATGGTGAAGGCCCTGCACCAGGCGGGGATTGAGGTCATTCTCGACGTGGTGTACAACCACACGGGTGAGGGCAACCACATGGGGCCAACTCTCTCGCTGCGCGGCATTGACAACGTCAGCTACTACCGTCTGGTAGAAGACGACCCGCGCTACTACATGGATTTCACCGGCTGCGGCAACTCGCTGCACATGCGCAGCCCCCAGGTGCTGAAGCTAATTATGGACAGCCTGCGCTTTTGGGTGGGTGAAATGCACGTAGACGGCTTTCGGTTTGACCTGGCCTCGGCCCTGGCCCGCGAGCTGTACGATGTCGATCGCCTGTCGGCCTTTTTTGACCTGATTCACCAGGATCCGCTGCTGGCGGGGGTAAAGCTGATCGCTGAACCCTGGGATGTGGGCATGGGCGGCTACCAGGTGGGCAACTTTCCGGTCAACTGGTCGGAGTGGAACGGCATCTACCGCGACACCGTGCGCGACTTCTGGCGGGGGCAGGATGAGACCCTGGGGGAGTTTGCCTACCGCCTCACCGGCAGCCCCGATCTCTACTTTCAGATGAATGGTCGGCAGCCCAACGCCAGCATTAACTTCATCACCGCCCACGACGGCTTTACGCTCAACGATTTAGTCAGCTACAACGACAAGCACAACGAAGCCAACGGCGAAAACAGCCAGGATGGGGAGAGCAACAACTCATCCTGGAACTGCGGGGTGGAGGGGCCGACCGACGATGTTGAGGTTTTGCAGCTGCGCGAGCAGCAGCGGCGCAACTTTTTGACTACCCTGATGCTGTCCCAGGGGGTGCCCATGCTGCTGGGGGGCGACGAAATTGGCCGCACCCAGGGGGGCAACAACAATGGCTACTGCCAGGACAACGAGGTTTCCTGGTTTGACTGGGATCTGCCCAAGGGTAACGAAGACCTGATCAATTTCTGCCGCGAGCTGATCTTCTTTCGGCGGCAGCACCCGGTGTTTCGGCGGCGCAAGTGGTTTCAGGGGCAGGCCATCCACGGCTCTGGGGTCACCGACATCAGCTGGCACAACCCCGACGGCGGTGAGATGACCCAGGAACAGTGGGAAATTGGCTACATCAAGTCGATCGCTGTTTTCCTCAACGGCGACAAGATCCCCAGCCCCGGCAAAAATGGGGAGCGCATCAGCGACAACGACTTTCTCATGTTCTTTAATGCCCACTACGAACCGATCGAGTTTAAGCTGGCGGAGCTATTTCAGCCCTACCAATGGGCGGTGGTGATCGACACGACGGAGCCCCGGTTTGTTGCCGAGGAGCGGATCGTGACCGGAGATGAAATTGTTGCGGTGGCGGCGCGATCGCTGATGGTCTTGCAGCGGTTAATTTAG
- a CDS encoding transglycosylase domain-containing protein has protein sequence MSPPSPPQPRTLLKTVTQAFQAVQAKVDFGKLAVKPGARAAELEVLVNGKPTTYPLLGEHYIMGRSSSQCDIVAPSPIVSQVHATLTRDTNRPSQPFVMKDRNSTNGIYRGKKRLTQAVMNHGDVYTLGPPELEDAVTLRFSEPPPWYVKTARYTLYSFTGLSLAVGAWIVGVEWPKIPMRPLPDSVQGPVVVFGEENGAVVPLREQRSQSHQELRRMGDFSPYLPQALIASEDTRYYWHLGVDPLGIARAVLINVQDGAIRQGGSTISQQLARSVYREYVGTDDSAGRKIREAITALKLETFYSKNYLLLTYLNRVYLGENLYGFEDAAQFYFSKPARDLTLSEAATLVGILPGPNAFNPVQNYDAAVFYRDRVLDRMVSLGMVSQEEARRARRSRIEISPDATRQLQSTRAPYFYSYVFEELDNVLGTSLAREGNFYVETSVDLNLQTAAEDALRQDIATQGAALAYSQGAVVTLETSTGAIRALVGGVDFAQSQFNRASQALRQPGSTFKLFAYGAALERGIPPGRSFSCAPMNWNGQRFAGCRSGSGALDMYAGMARSENVVALRIAQEAGLRNVINVAERLGIESNLVASPGLTLGESEVTPLEITGSFAAVGNNGVWNRPHGILRVLDSSDCADPSDINTCRVIYEFGQAGDANRQAIDPGISSTLTGLLQGVVQGGTGRSAFLGRGEAGKTGTTDNNRDLWFIGFVPGRDLTTGVWLGNDDNTATRGSSGQAAAVWGNYMRQVVQ, from the coding sequence ATGTCGCCCCCATCCCCTCCCCAGCCCCGTACCCTGCTCAAAACCGTTACCCAGGCCTTTCAGGCCGTGCAGGCCAAGGTTGACTTTGGCAAGCTGGCGGTCAAGCCTGGGGCTCGCGCCGCCGAGCTAGAGGTTCTGGTCAACGGCAAACCCACCACCTATCCGCTGCTGGGGGAGCACTACATCATGGGGCGCAGCAGTTCCCAGTGCGATATTGTGGCCCCCAGCCCCATCGTCAGCCAGGTGCACGCCACCCTCACCCGCGACACCAACCGCCCCAGCCAGCCCTTCGTAATGAAGGATCGCAACTCCACCAACGGCATCTATCGGGGCAAAAAGCGGCTCACCCAAGCGGTGATGAACCACGGCGATGTCTACACCCTCGGCCCGCCGGAGCTGGAAGATGCCGTCACCCTGCGGTTTAGCGAGCCGCCCCCCTGGTACGTCAAAACCGCCCGCTACACCCTCTACAGCTTCACCGGCCTTTCGCTGGCCGTCGGCGCGTGGATTGTCGGGGTAGAGTGGCCTAAAATTCCCATGCGGCCTCTGCCCGACTCAGTGCAGGGGCCGGTGGTTGTGTTTGGTGAAGAAAATGGTGCTGTGGTGCCCCTGCGGGAACAGCGCAGCCAATCTCACCAGGAGCTGCGCCGTATGGGCGACTTTTCGCCCTACCTGCCCCAGGCGCTGATCGCCTCTGAAGATACGCGCTACTACTGGCACCTGGGGGTAGACCCCCTCGGTATTGCGCGGGCCGTGCTGATCAATGTGCAGGATGGGGCCATTCGCCAGGGGGGTAGCACGATTAGCCAGCAGCTGGCTCGCAGCGTCTACCGCGAATACGTGGGCACCGACGACTCGGCGGGGCGCAAGATTCGCGAGGCGATTACGGCCCTCAAGCTGGAGACGTTTTACAGCAAAAACTATCTGCTGCTCACCTACCTCAACCGGGTTTATCTGGGCGAAAATCTCTACGGCTTTGAGGATGCGGCTCAGTTTTACTTCAGCAAGCCCGCCCGCGACCTGACACTCTCGGAGGCGGCAACGCTGGTGGGTATTTTGCCGGGGCCCAACGCCTTTAACCCGGTGCAAAACTACGATGCGGCAGTGTTCTACCGCGATCGCGTCCTCGATCGCATGGTGTCGCTGGGCATGGTCAGCCAGGAGGAGGCGCGGCGGGCGCGGCGATCGCGCATTGAGATCAGCCCCGATGCCACCCGTCAGCTGCAAAGCACCCGCGCCCCCTACTTCTACAGCTACGTCTTTGAAGAGCTCGACAATGTGCTCGGCACTTCCCTGGCGCGGGAGGGCAACTTCTATGTCGAGACCAGCGTTGACCTCAACCTTCAGACGGCGGCAGAGGATGCCCTGCGCCAGGATATTGCCACCCAGGGAGCCGCCCTGGCCTACTCCCAGGGAGCCGTGGTCACCCTCGAAACCAGCACCGGAGCTATCCGCGCCCTGGTGGGGGGCGTAGACTTTGCCCAGAGCCAGTTTAACCGGGCTTCCCAGGCGCTGCGCCAGCCGGGTTCGACCTTCAAGCTGTTTGCCTACGGAGCCGCCCTGGAGCGGGGCATTCCACCAGGGCGATCGTTCTCCTGCGCGCCGATGAACTGGAACGGCCAGCGGTTTGCGGGCTGTCGCTCGGGCTCAGGGGCGCTCGACATGTACGCCGGTATGGCCCGCTCTGAGAATGTCGTAGCCCTGCGCATTGCCCAGGAGGCGGGCCTGCGCAACGTCATCAATGTGGCCGAGCGCCTGGGCATTGAGTCTAACCTGGTGGCTTCGCCGGGCCTCACCCTGGGCGAAAGCGAAGTCACCCCTCTAGAAATCACCGGCTCCTTTGCCGCCGTGGGCAACAACGGCGTGTGGAACCGACCCCACGGCATTTTGCGGGTGCTCGACAGCAGCGACTGCGCCGACCCCAGCGACATCAACACCTGCCGCGTGATCTACGAGTTTGGCCAGGCGGGCGACGCCAACCGCCAGGCCATTGACCCTGGCATATCCAGCACCCTGACGGGACTGCTCCAGGGCGTAGTGCAGGGGGGCACCGGTCGCAGTGCCTTTTTAGGCCGAGGGGAAGCGGGTAAAACCGGCACCACCGACAACAACCGCGACCTCTGGTTTATCGGCTTTGTGCCGGGGCGCGACCTGACTACGGGCGTCTGGCTGGGCAATGACGACAATACTGCCACCCGAGGCAGCAGCGGCCAGGCGGCGGCGGTATGGGGCAACTACATGCGCCAGGTGGTGCAGTAG
- a CDS encoding N-6 DNA methylase translates to MMYVPEMTWILFLRILDEIEAREEEEAEVLGIDFKQSLALPYRWREWAAPYSEDRLNLVDGLPQGWKRKELQDGSLGDFFAFVNGDLLPYLRGLRDQPNASLRQKVISQVLSGVERTRIDTEKNFLDILDKIHVINQENIDDTHIFTLSQVYEGLLLKMGERGNDGGQFFTPRVVIRAMVEAIDPKLGETVYDPGCGTGGFLAQAYDHIRKGLGDTITGDQLETLKQRTFYGREKDNAIYPIALANLALHGIDAPHLWHGNTLTYGESYGGLFAGAPSQYDVALMNPPFGGEEGKEAQTNFAYKTGSTQVLFLQHVIESLKPTGRCGIVLDEGILFRTNETAFVQTKRKLLDDCDVWCIVSLPPGVFTSAGAGVKTNLVFFTKGKPTESIWYYDLSDRKVAKKKPLTMKDFDEFFKLLPTRAASERSWTVSRRDIEAKNFDLKAVNPNKVVNEDTRTPEELLDIIAAKGEEVAEALAVLRK, encoded by the coding sequence ATGATGTACGTTCCCGAAATGACCTGGATTCTGTTCCTCCGCATCCTCGACGAAATAGAAGCACGGGAAGAAGAAGAAGCCGAAGTGTTGGGCATCGACTTCAAGCAGTCCCTAGCGTTGCCCTACCGCTGGCGCGAATGGGCCGCGCCCTACAGCGAAGACCGGCTCAACCTGGTCGATGGCTTGCCCCAGGGCTGGAAGCGCAAAGAGCTACAGGACGGCTCATTGGGCGATTTCTTTGCCTTCGTCAACGGCGACTTGCTGCCCTACCTGCGAGGGCTACGAGACCAGCCCAACGCCTCGCTACGCCAGAAGGTCATTAGCCAGGTGTTGTCGGGGGTAGAGCGCACTCGCATCGACACCGAGAAAAACTTCCTCGACATTCTCGACAAAATCCACGTCATCAACCAGGAGAACATTGACGACACCCACATCTTCACCCTGTCGCAGGTGTACGAAGGGCTGCTGCTCAAGATGGGCGAGCGGGGCAACGACGGCGGGCAGTTCTTTACGCCCCGTGTCGTCATTCGAGCCATGGTCGAAGCCATTGACCCGAAGCTGGGCGAGACCGTTTACGACCCAGGCTGCGGCACCGGGGGCTTTTTGGCCCAGGCTTACGACCACATCCGCAAGGGGCTGGGCGACACCATCACAGGCGACCAGCTCGAAACGCTAAAGCAGCGCACCTTCTACGGTCGCGAGAAGGACAACGCCATCTACCCGATTGCCCTGGCAAATCTCGCCTTACACGGTATCGACGCGCCCCATCTCTGGCACGGCAACACCTTGACCTATGGCGAGTCCTACGGGGGGCTGTTCGCGGGCGCGCCGTCTCAGTATGATGTCGCCCTGATGAATCCGCCCTTTGGCGGCGAGGAGGGCAAAGAGGCCCAAACGAACTTCGCCTACAAGACCGGCTCGACCCAAGTCCTGTTTTTACAGCACGTGATCGAATCGCTAAAGCCGACCGGACGATGCGGCATCGTACTCGACGAGGGCATTCTGTTTCGTACCAACGAGACCGCCTTCGTACAGACCAAGCGCAAGCTGCTCGACGACTGCGACGTGTGGTGCATCGTCAGCCTGCCGCCGGGGGTGTTTACGTCCGCAGGGGCAGGCGTGAAGACCAACCTTGTATTCTTCACGAAGGGCAAGCCTACCGAGTCGATTTGGTACTACGACCTCAGCGACAGAAAGGTCGCAAAAAAGAAACCGCTGACGATGAAAGACTTTGACGAGTTCTTCAAACTGCTGCCGACCCGAGCTGCCAGCGAACGAAGCTGGACTGTGTCTCGCCGCGACATCGAAGCGAAAAACTTCGACCTCAAAGCGGTAAACCCCAACAAGGTCGTCAACGAAGACACCAGAACGCCGGAAGAACTGCTCGACATCATCGCAGCCAAGGGCGAGGAAGTCGCGGAGGCACTAGCAGTACTGAGAAAGTAG
- a CDS encoding Uma2 family endonuclease: MTILNLVKLPITTIDLSPGSHLLINDVTWEQYETLLTDLGADRRVPRINYVNGILEIMSPLPAHERPHRIIAYIVTAILDAQDRPWEDFGSTTFKKPKRAGLEPDTCFYIQNAERVRNLMRINMDTDPPPDLAIEADVTSKTTLDAYATLQVPEVWIYDSGRLTIYLLQGDDYNPVTTSQVFPDLPITTWVPELVKMAFDTGTSTMLRTLRRQL; encoded by the coding sequence ATGACCATCCTCAACCTGGTCAAACTCCCCATCACCACCATTGATCTGTCACCAGGTAGCCACCTGCTGATCAACGATGTCACCTGGGAGCAATACGAAACCCTGCTCACCGACCTGGGCGCAGACCGGCGCGTTCCCCGCATCAACTATGTCAATGGCATCCTCGAAATTATGTCCCCTTTGCCAGCCCACGAGCGCCCCCACCGCATCATTGCCTACATTGTGACCGCCATTCTGGATGCTCAAGATCGCCCCTGGGAAGACTTCGGTTCCACCACCTTCAAAAAGCCCAAACGAGCCGGACTAGAACCCGACACCTGTTTCTACATCCAGAATGCCGAACGGGTACGCAACCTCATGCGCATCAATATGGACACCGACCCTCCCCCTGACCTGGCCATTGAAGCCGATGTCACCTCTAAGACCACCCTGGATGCTTACGCCACTCTGCAAGTTCCCGAAGTCTGGATTTACGACAGTGGCCGCCTGACCATTTATCTCCTGCAGGGCGACGACTATAACCCCGTTACCACCAGCCAGGTTTTTCCAGATTTACCCATTACCACCTGGGTTCCTGAGCTGGTGAAAATGGCATTCGACACGGGTACTAGCACCATGCTTCGCACCCTTCGCCGTCAACTCTAA
- a CDS encoding endonuclease domain-containing protein → MPPDFLPYNPRLKQIARHLRQNMTRSEVILWQHLKGKQMHGFDFDRQKPIDEYIVDFYCKKLRLAIEIDGASHDSEEAQVQDQYRQTRLEAYGIKFLRFRDDEVRYQTEAVLQAIAAWITNPPDC, encoded by the coding sequence ATGCCCCCAGACTTTTTGCCCTACAACCCACGACTAAAGCAAATTGCCCGACACCTGCGGCAAAACATGACCCGCTCGGAAGTGATTTTGTGGCAGCACTTGAAAGGCAAACAAATGCATGGCTTTGACTTCGATCGCCAGAAGCCCATTGATGAGTACATCGTTGACTTCTACTGCAAGAAGCTACGGCTGGCCATCGAGATCGATGGTGCCTCCCACGACAGCGAAGAAGCCCAGGTGCAAGACCAGTATCGACAGACAAGGTTAGAAGCCTACGGCATAAAATTTTTACGATTCCGCGACGACGAGGTGCGATATCAGACCGAAGCTGTGCTTCAGGCGATCGCAGCATGGATAACAAATCCTCCTGATTGCTGA
- a CDS encoding DEAD/DEAH box helicase family protein — MSAFPTPNELRQRYETMMGFSLDDEAAKPLLTKYSTGEDTRRYYQDAAIRAALEKIARCERQNEPARVLLSLATGAGKTFIAVNLLKRILVGAVVLVRQTRPRLMLSDKTLRLVTKQDCVVKEYLEVALRQQKARDFIEGNATGTSPSMKNISQKTIEKIPVLLPPVLIQEKIAFALKQRQPSIDNLRKTVLGQIGTINALPASLLRQAFNGEYDRHATRKAMIAGYANN, encoded by the coding sequence ATGTCAGCCTTCCCGACGCCCAATGAGCTACGGCAGCGCTACGAAACGATGATGGGCTTCAGCCTCGACGACGAAGCCGCCAAACCCTTGCTGACGAAGTACTCCACGGGAGAAGACACCCGACGGTACTACCAGGACGCCGCGATCCGAGCCGCCCTGGAGAAGATAGCCCGATGCGAACGGCAGAACGAACCGGCTCGCGTGCTGTTGTCGCTGGCAACGGGGGCCGGTAAGACGTTTATTGCCGTGAACCTGTTGAAGCGCATTTTAGTTGGTGCCGTAGTACTAGTGCGACAAACCAGGCCCAGGCTGATGTTAAGCGACAAGACCTTACGACTAGTTACCAAACAAGATTGTGTCGTTAAGGAATACCTTGAAGTTGCTTTGCGACAACAAAAAGCACGGGATTTTATTGAAGGCAATGCGACTGGTACAAGCCCATCAATGAAAAACATCTCGCAGAAGACAATTGAGAAAATACCCGTTCTTTTGCCTCCAGTTTTAATACAGGAAAAGATTGCTTTCGCCTTAAAACAAAGGCAGCCATCAATTGACAATTTGCGAAAGACAGTTCTAGGACAAATCGGCACCATCAATGCTTTACCGGCGTCTCTGCTCCGTCAAGCCTTCAACGGTGAGTATGACCGGCATGCCACCAGGAAAGCCATGATAGCTGGCTACGCAAACAACTAA
- a CDS encoding DUF2283 domain-containing protein, which translates to MKIQYFSETDTLAIELTTKPVVATDAITDDLILDYDSDGKVVSITLDNYSRNVETINLQALGVPLLAA; encoded by the coding sequence ATGAAAATTCAGTATTTTTCTGAGACAGATACCCTCGCTATTGAGCTGACGACAAAACCTGTGGTTGCGACAGATGCGATCACGGATGATTTAATTCTTGATTACGACAGCGATGGGAAAGTAGTGTCGATTACGCTAGACAATTATTCTCGCAATGTAGAGACCATCAATTTACAAGCTCTGGGCGTTCCGCTTTTGGCCGCATAG